In the genome of Populus trichocarpa isolate Nisqually-1 chromosome 6, P.trichocarpa_v4.1, whole genome shotgun sequence, one region contains:
- the LOC112327952 gene encoding uncharacterized protein LOC112327952: protein MGGRGVIGDKWSSRILWPLVISFLGLYMVVVERQLQNRERMMAEGLKNTVAEVGTGTDNV from the exons ATGGGAGGCCGAGGAGTTATTGGTGATAAATGGTCCTCAAGGATTCTTTGG CCTCTGGTTATTTCTTTTCTAGGCCTGTATATGGTTGTTGTTGAAAGACAATTACAAAACAGGGAACGAATGATGGCTGAAGGTTTGAAGAATACTGTTGCAGAAGTAGGCACCGGTACTGACAATGTTTAA
- the LOC112327999 gene encoding uncharacterized protein LOC112327999, which yields MPSNATADDNGDSLFNATAVAIDKDKNSQHAFRWAVDNFARNNPVIVLIHVKHKNHQYKVADGQADEAEEVQQLFTSSRGYCARKGVRLKQVALDHIDVAQAVADYINSSLIGNIVLGASGRNVLTSSKLSHVMGAQEIQKPRCAN from the exons ATGCCTTCCAATGCCACAGCTGATGACAATGGTGATTCACTCTTCAATGCCACTGCTGTAGCAATTGACAAAGACAAGAACAGCCAGCATGCTTTTCGTTGGGCTGTTGATAATTTCGCAAGAAATAACCCGGTTATTGTCCTAATTCATGTCAAGcacaaaaaccatcaatata AAGTTGCTGATGGTCAGGCTGACGAGGCTGAGGAGGTGCAGCAGCTTTTCACTTCCTCCCGTGGATATTGTGCCCGTAAAGGG GTTCGTTTAAAGCAGGTAGCACTAGATCACATTGATGTTGCCCAGGCGGTTGCGGACTACATCAACAGCAGTTTAATTGGAAATATTGTTCTGGGTGCATCAGGAAGAAATGTTCTTACAAg TTCTAAGCTATCTCATGTTATGGGTGCACAGGAAATTCAAAAACCAAGATGTGCCAACTAG
- the LOC7470681 gene encoding U-box domain-containing protein 52, with amino-acid sequence MKIAPDFCSVYVITKGKILSSKKAQRMPPSSAPQKTPSMPAVSSRSQQDNAELDSDGVRAQTRKRECRSTEPGGFPSDKVHDLIREPQHEGGRKPISNFSMESTDPPFSAGRLSTFRYSTSDASQNTGTFALAIMDSSAQGLDKSIASASSLNESNADFLEAEMRRLRLELKQTMAMYSTACKEALSAKKKATELNQWKVDEVRKFEETKLAGEAALAMAELEKAKCRVAIEAAEKSQKLAEMEARKRKQAEMKAERETGEKNRALNALAHNDVRYRRYTIEEIEEATDKFSPSNKIGEGGYGPVYKGKLDHTPVAIKALRPGAAQGKKQFQQEVEVLSTIRHPHMVLLLGACPEYGVLIYECMDNGSLEDRLLQKDNTPPIPWSTRFKIAAEIATALLFLHQTKPEPLVHRDLKPANILLDRNYVSKISDVGLARLVPPSIADSVTQYHMTSAAGTFCYIDPEYQQTGMLTTRSDIYSMGIMLLQIITAKPPMGLAHQVGRAIERGGFSDMLDHTVSDWPVEEALRFAILALKCAELRKRDRPSLATVIVPELNRLRDFGMNSEQQQSRGVSSRGRSCSPLPQPTSPLQARMSNATQEKARTSCRGRTEQGSNQGEADGQES; translated from the exons ATGAAAATTGCCCCGGATTTTTGTTCTGTTTATGTAATCACTAAAGGAAAGATCCTCTCTTCCAAAAAAGCACAACGAATGCCTCCTTCTAGTGCACCGCAAAAGACACCATCTATGCCAGCAGTTTCATCTCGAAGTCAGCAGGATAATGCTGAACTAGATTCAGATGGAGTTAG AGCACAGACAAGGAAGAGAGAGTGTAGAAGTACAGAACCAGGTGGATTTCCTTCGGACAAGGTCCATGATCTCATTAGAGAACCACAACATGAGGGAGGAAGAAAGCCCATTTCTAATTTCTCAATGGAAAGCACTGACCCTCCCTTCTCTGCCGGAAGACTCTCAACTTTCCGTTATTCTACATCTGATGCATCTCAAAATACAGGGACATTCGCGTTGGCAATCATGGACAGCTCGGCCCAAGGTTTAGATAAGTCTATTGCTTCAGCCTCCTCTCTGAACGAGTCAAACGCA GACTTCTTAGAAGCTGAGATGAGAAGACTGAGGCTTGAGCTGAAGCAGACCATGGCAATGTACAGCACAGCTTGCAAAGAAGCACTTTCAGCCAAAAAAAAG GCTACTGAACTTAATCAATGGAAGGTTGACGAGGTTCGTAAGTTTGAGGAAACCAAGCTCGCAGGAGAGGCAGCTCTTGCCATGGCAGAGCTGGAGAAGGCCAAGTGCAGAGTTGCCATTGAAGCAGCTGAGAAATCACAGAAACTAGCAGAGATGGAAGCTCGGAAAAGAAAGCAGGCGGAGATGAAAGCTGAGCGAGAGACAGGGGAGAAGAATCGTGCTTTGAATGCTTTGGCACACAATGATGTACGGTACAGAAGATACACTATTGAAGAGATTGAAGAAGCCACGGATAAATTCTCACCATCAAATAAAATTGGTGAAGGAGGATATGGACCTGTGTATAAAGGCAAACTTGATCATACCCCGGTTGCCATCAAGGCTTTAAGACCTGGAGCTGCTCAAGGGAAGAAGCAGTTCCAACAGGAG GTTGAGGTTCTCAGCACCATTAGACACCCACACATGGTCCTTCTTCTTGGTGCCTGCCCTGAGTATGGAGTCTTGATATATGAATGCATGGACAACGGAAGCTTGGAAGACAGGCTGCTTCAAAAAGACAACACCCCTCCAATTCCATGGAGCACACGATTCAAAATAGCTGCTGAGATTGCCACAGCCCTTCTTTTCCTCCACCAAACAAAGCCAGAGCCCCTTGTCCACCGGGACCTTAAGCCAGCAAATATTCTTTTAGACCGTAACTATGTGAGCAAAATTAGTGATGTTGGCCTTGCTCGTTTAGTCCCTCCTTCTATAGCTGATAGTGTCACACAATACCACATGACCTCAGCTGCAGGTACATTTTGTTATATAGATCCCGAGTATCAACAAACAGGAATGTTAACTACAAGATCAGACATTTACTCAATGGGAATAATGTTACTCCAAATCATCACGGCCAAGCCTCCGATGGGTCTTGCACATCAGGTGGGGAGGGCCATTGAAAGAGGAGGATTTTCGGACATGCTTGACCACACAGTATCGGACTGGCCTGTGGAAGAGGCGTTAAGATTTGCTATACTGGCATTGAAGTGTGCTGAACTAAGGAAGAGAGACAGGCCAAGTCTTGCCACAGTTATAGTGCCAGAACTTAACCGGTTGAGAGACTTTGGAATGAACTCAGAACAGCAGCAGAGCCGTGGAGTAAGCAGCAGAGGTCGTAGTTGCAGTCCTCTTCCACAACCTACGTCACCTTTACAGGCAAGGATGTCGAATGCAACTCAG GAGAAAGCACGTACGTCCTGTAGAGGGAGAACTGAACAAGGTTCTAATCAGGGAGAGGCCGACGGCCAAGAAAGTTAA
- the LOC18100646 gene encoding pollen-specific leucine-rich repeat extensin-like protein 3 translates to MGYLNGPLTSPRGRWFTLFFKIVIVLEMVMFARANSDADPMGEPAAGLLCISDCVTCPVICSPPPPPLLDYPSPPSRHSPSPQHSYHSPPPQPPPPTSPPPSPPAYHSPPRSPQAPSWYPIWGTPPPPVYHFNTPNGQAPPAKGLYPYPYYYYYSSKASSFSLHASHFFLLGVIHVVYFLF, encoded by the coding sequence ATGGGCTATCTCAATGGTCCGCTAACATCTCCAAGAGGAAGATGGTTTACCTTGTTTTTCAAGATAGTGATTGTGTTGGAGATGGTCATGTTTGCTAGAGCAAACTCTGATGCTGATCCAATGGGAGAACCTGCGGCGGGTTTACTTTGCATAAGTGATTGTGTTACATGTCCAGTCATATGTtcaccacctcctccaccacTCCTCGACTATCCATCACCACCATCCCGCCACTCTCCATCTCCTCAACATTCCTACCACTCCCCACCACCGCAGCCGCCGCCACCTACATCACCACCCCCATCACCACCAGCTTATCATTCACCACCGCGGTCCCCACAAGCACCGTCATGGTATCCTATATGGGGCACTCCTCCACCCCCTGTTTATCATTTCAACACTCCTAACGGCCAAGCACCCCCTGCAAAGGGACTGTACCCCTATccttactactactactattccTCAAAggcctcttctttttctctccatgcttcccatttctttttattgggAGTCATCCATGTTGTCTACTTCCTGTTCTAG